A single region of the Rhizobium grahamii genome encodes:
- a CDS encoding ABC transporter permease encodes MASFIIRRLIALIPVMCIVLVIVFSLVRLIPGDPAVTLLGPGATQAQIDALRAQLDLDQPVVFQFLHYVGGLLQGDFGLSLKTGLPVAQEIVLRLPATIELSVFAVMVAVIFGIPIGVLSAIRPNSLFDHITRVVSLVGVSMPAFLLALILQLVFGTYLGWLPVSGRMSSFITAEHITGFAILDGLLSGDLAATWSAVQHLILPTAVLAAFLAATLGRFVRNTMLDVMGEDFIRTARAKGLRRADVVLNHGLRNSLLPAITVIGLKFAEMLGGAILTETIFAWPGIGRYMFEAIKNRDYPVIQGTTLVFALLFVITSIIVDVLYGVLDPRVRKKMK; translated from the coding sequence ATGGCGAGTTTCATCATACGACGACTGATCGCGCTGATACCCGTCATGTGCATCGTTCTTGTCATCGTTTTTTCCCTGGTTCGGCTGATCCCGGGCGATCCGGCTGTCACGCTGCTCGGTCCCGGCGCGACGCAAGCACAGATCGATGCGCTGCGCGCTCAGCTCGATCTCGATCAGCCTGTCGTATTTCAGTTCCTCCACTATGTCGGCGGGCTCCTGCAGGGCGATTTCGGATTGTCGCTGAAGACTGGCCTGCCCGTTGCCCAGGAGATCGTCCTGCGATTGCCGGCGACGATCGAGTTGTCGGTGTTCGCCGTCATGGTGGCCGTGATTTTCGGCATTCCGATCGGCGTTCTTTCCGCCATCAGGCCCAATTCGCTGTTCGATCATATCACGCGCGTTGTTTCCCTGGTCGGGGTTTCGATGCCTGCCTTCCTGCTTGCACTTATCCTGCAGCTGGTCTTCGGGACCTATCTCGGCTGGCTGCCGGTTTCAGGGCGGATGAGCTCCTTCATCACGGCGGAACACATAACGGGCTTCGCCATTCTGGATGGCCTGCTCTCCGGTGATCTCGCCGCGACCTGGAGCGCAGTGCAGCATCTCATCCTCCCGACCGCCGTGTTAGCCGCCTTCCTCGCCGCCACGCTCGGACGCTTCGTGCGCAACACGATGCTCGATGTCATGGGTGAGGATTTCATTCGTACCGCCAGGGCAAAAGGTCTGCGGCGCGCTGATGTCGTGCTCAATCACGGCCTGCGTAATTCGCTCCTGCCGGCGATAACGGTCATCGGGCTGAAATTCGCCGAGATGCTCGGCGGCGCCATCCTGACGGAAACGATCTTCGCGTGGCCCGGAATCGGCCGCTACATGTTCGAGGCGATCAAGAACCGCGACTATCCTGTCATTCAGGGCACGACACTGGTCTTCGCGCTGCTTTTCGTCATCACCTCGATCATCGTGGACGTGCTCTATGGCGTCCTTGACCCGCGCGTCCGCAAGAAGATGAAGTGA
- a CDS encoding ABC transporter substrate-binding protein, with product MKVWKGFLAAMVALPLVAGNAMAQSAEQLKTLVVAVPSDPVSLEPGTNKAEPVGSEIILNVFDTLVAWTAPDFKDLEGRLATGWTVSADGKQFDFKLRDGVKFQDGTPFDAAAVKFSLERTKATNSYVKATFDLIKDISVVSPSEVKITLTAAYPAFLSILAQPQSAIVSPTAVEKYGDKFAANPVGTGPFVFKSAQADTNVVLEANPDYFRGAPKLSKIIYRVIPDASTRRLELESGGVDIVQQQGQLSAIAAEDIEALKGNKDVKVLETSSQIIRQLEFNNNKKDGPFANVKAREAIAHAIDYDGLLQGVFGGTAERVYGPLTSNSWAFNPKMKELAPAYDPELAKKLLVEAGVDPSSINLKLYSFQGPLWGAVATFVQANLADIGINATIEQTEFPALRALQTSGQFDVALDGRQPWYNDPDAHITIGYLSSLADTAMTFRMPGDKDLDDLIVKAQQTSDMEARKKLYFEVQEEIAKRVPGAYLFSPKLIVFTRANVEGLVVNSAPPLNEYWSVYKK from the coding sequence ATGAAAGTCTGGAAGGGATTTTTGGCAGCGATGGTGGCCTTGCCGCTCGTTGCGGGTAACGCGATGGCGCAGAGTGCGGAACAGTTGAAGACGCTGGTCGTTGCCGTTCCCTCGGATCCCGTCAGCCTCGAGCCCGGCACCAACAAGGCCGAGCCTGTCGGCAGCGAGATCATTCTGAACGTCTTTGACACGCTGGTTGCGTGGACGGCGCCTGACTTCAAGGATCTTGAGGGGCGCCTTGCTACGGGCTGGACTGTTTCCGCGGATGGCAAGCAGTTCGACTTCAAGCTCCGTGATGGCGTGAAATTCCAGGACGGTACGCCTTTTGATGCGGCTGCCGTGAAGTTCTCGCTCGAACGCACCAAGGCAACGAATTCCTACGTCAAGGCGACCTTCGACCTCATCAAGGATATCTCCGTGGTGTCGCCGAGCGAGGTGAAAATCACCCTCACGGCGGCCTATCCGGCATTCCTGTCGATCCTGGCGCAGCCACAGTCGGCAATCGTCAGCCCGACCGCGGTCGAAAAGTATGGCGACAAGTTTGCCGCCAATCCCGTCGGTACTGGTCCTTTTGTGTTCAAGAGCGCCCAGGCCGACACGAACGTCGTTCTCGAGGCCAACCCGGATTATTTCCGAGGTGCGCCCAAGCTTTCCAAGATCATCTACCGCGTCATTCCAGACGCCTCGACGCGCCGGCTCGAGCTTGAGAGCGGCGGTGTGGACATCGTTCAGCAGCAGGGCCAGCTGTCGGCGATCGCCGCCGAAGATATCGAAGCGCTGAAGGGCAACAAGGATGTGAAGGTACTCGAAACATCGAGCCAGATCATCCGCCAGCTCGAGTTCAACAACAACAAGAAGGATGGGCCTTTCGCCAACGTCAAGGCACGCGAAGCGATCGCGCATGCGATCGACTATGACGGCCTTTTGCAGGGCGTCTTCGGTGGCACTGCCGAGCGGGTTTACGGTCCTCTGACCAGCAACAGCTGGGCGTTCAATCCGAAGATGAAGGAACTTGCACCGGCCTATGATCCGGAACTGGCCAAGAAGCTTCTGGTGGAAGCCGGCGTCGATCCGTCCAGCATCAACCTGAAACTCTATAGCTTCCAGGGGCCGCTCTGGGGTGCTGTTGCCACCTTCGTCCAGGCGAACCTCGCCGACATCGGCATCAACGCCACGATCGAGCAGACCGAGTTCCCCGCGTTGCGGGCGTTGCAGACATCGGGCCAATTCGATGTCGCGCTCGATGGTCGCCAGCCCTGGTACAACGATCCGGATGCGCACATCACCATCGGCTACCTCTCGTCTCTAGCCGATACAGCCATGACCTTCCGCATGCCCGGAGACAAGGACCTCGATGACCTGATCGTCAAGGCGCAGCAGACGTCGGATATGGAAGCTCGCAAGAAGCTCTATTTCGAGGTTCAGGAAGAAATCGCCAAGCGTGTGCCGGGCGCCTATCTTTTCAGCCCCAAGCTGATCGTCTTCACGCGCGCCAATGTCGAAGGACTCGTCGTCAACAGCGCACCGCCGCTCAACGAGTACTGGTCCGTCTACAAGAAGTGA
- a CDS encoding sulfurtransferase, with protein sequence MVDDVRKKVLLTPVELDELRRSGADITLLAVHSINPYTGAPSFNGSRIDGAIDTEAYTDFQAPASFEGGQRPLPDILVLQEKTRRWGLRKESTVVVYDGDRSMTAARAWWVLRWAGLPDVRVLDGGMPAWRAAGLPVTDKVATPQRSEITLSIGNMPELDADTALRLGKEAVLLDARIRPNYIGGAVAPGQPARGHIPYAISAPAPDNLTDYGNFTDAATLAEMYRALGADGSCPVGVYCGAGMSAAHTVLALASIGVEAAMYPGSWSAWISDPTRPVITGADPL encoded by the coding sequence ATGGTCGACGACGTCCGAAAAAAAGTTCTTCTGACACCCGTCGAATTGGATGAGCTCCGCAGATCCGGTGCGGATATCACCTTGCTCGCTGTTCATTCGATCAATCCCTATACGGGTGCCCCGTCCTTTAACGGGTCGCGTATCGATGGGGCAATTGACACGGAAGCCTATACTGACTTTCAGGCGCCTGCCTCCTTCGAGGGTGGGCAGCGACCCTTGCCCGATATTCTTGTTCTGCAGGAGAAAACTCGCCGCTGGGGGCTGCGCAAGGAGAGCACCGTCGTCGTTTATGACGGTGATCGAAGCATGACGGCGGCGCGGGCGTGGTGGGTGCTGCGATGGGCAGGTCTGCCGGATGTTCGTGTGCTTGACGGTGGCATGCCGGCGTGGCGGGCTGCCGGACTTCCTGTGACGGACAAGGTTGCGACGCCGCAGCGAAGCGAAATCACACTATCCATCGGCAATATGCCAGAGCTCGATGCGGATACTGCCTTGCGCCTCGGCAAGGAAGCGGTGTTGCTCGATGCACGCATCAGGCCCAATTACATCGGCGGCGCGGTCGCGCCAGGGCAGCCGGCACGAGGGCATATTCCTTATGCAATCAGCGCGCCGGCGCCTGACAACCTCACCGACTATGGCAATTTCACAGATGCAGCCACGCTGGCGGAAATGTATCGTGCGCTCGGCGCGGATGGATCGTGCCCGGTCGGTGTTTATTGCGGGGCCGGCATGTCGGCCGCACATACTGTTCTGGCGCTTGCCTCGATCGGCGTCGAGGCAGCCATGTACCCCGGTTCCTGGTCTGCCTGGATCAGCGATCCGACACGTCCGGTGATAACAGGCGCGGATCCGCTTTGA
- a CDS encoding ABC transporter ATP-binding protein, with protein MNVDSPTATGASRVTILSVEHLTTSFRRGGEWTPVVNDVSLTVAAGETVAIVGESGSGKSVTAMSIMRLLPEKTSRIEGSVKLGGRELLTVPEREMQDIRGNEVAMIFQEPMTSLNPVLTVGRQIAEAIRRHRGVSAGEARAQTIALLDRVRIPAATKRFDEYPHELSGGTLQRVMIAMALACRPKLLIADEPTTALDVTVQAEILGLIKSLQDEEQMGVLFITHDMGVVAEIADRTVVMFRSRALESGPTDSIFAEPENAYTKALLSAVPKLGTMTGRTNPATFPLVDVQSGLALGEREVARAGERNVLEVSNLVARFDIKSGVLGRVTGRVHAVEDVSFDLKEGETLSLVGESGCGKSTTGRAVLRLIEPVSGRIHINGEDIGAMTPAMLTRQRRQMQMIFQDPYSSLNPRMRVGDAIAEPLIAHGLASKMEARAKAVDLLERVGLKADMARRFPHEFSGGQRQRISIARALTLNPNLIVADEAVSALDVSIKAQVVNLMLELQESLKIAYLFISHDMAVVERVSHRVAVMYLGEIVEIGSREQIFASPQHAYTKRLLDAVPIADPSRRHVRTRQPGIELGSAIRPANYAPLKATYREAAPGHLVKQG; from the coding sequence ATGAACGTCGACAGCCCTACCGCCACAGGAGCGTCCCGCGTGACCATCTTATCCGTCGAGCATCTGACAACCTCCTTTCGTCGAGGCGGAGAATGGACGCCCGTCGTCAACGATGTCAGCCTGACGGTGGCAGCCGGCGAGACGGTGGCGATCGTTGGCGAGTCCGGCTCCGGAAAGAGCGTGACGGCAATGTCGATCATGCGCCTGCTGCCGGAAAAGACCTCTCGGATCGAAGGTAGCGTCAAGCTCGGCGGCAGGGAGCTTTTGACGGTACCCGAGCGCGAGATGCAGGACATCCGGGGCAACGAGGTCGCGATGATCTTTCAGGAGCCGATGACCTCCCTCAATCCGGTCCTCACTGTCGGTCGTCAGATCGCGGAGGCAATCCGGCGCCATCGCGGGGTTAGCGCCGGTGAAGCCCGCGCGCAGACAATCGCCTTGCTGGACCGCGTACGCATTCCGGCGGCTACAAAGCGTTTCGATGAATATCCACACGAGCTTTCCGGCGGCACGCTGCAACGTGTGATGATCGCCATGGCGCTGGCCTGCAGACCTAAGCTTCTGATCGCCGACGAACCGACCACCGCGCTTGACGTAACCGTTCAGGCCGAAATCCTTGGGCTCATCAAGAGTCTCCAGGATGAAGAACAGATGGGCGTGCTCTTCATTACCCACGACATGGGCGTTGTCGCCGAGATCGCCGACCGGACTGTGGTGATGTTCCGCTCGCGCGCGCTGGAAAGCGGTCCCACAGATTCGATCTTTGCCGAGCCCGAGAACGCCTATACGAAGGCCCTGCTCTCAGCCGTACCGAAACTCGGCACGATGACTGGCCGCACGAATCCCGCGACCTTTCCGCTGGTCGACGTCCAAAGCGGCCTTGCGCTTGGAGAGCGCGAAGTCGCTCGGGCCGGCGAGCGCAACGTTCTTGAGGTCAGCAACCTCGTCGCACGGTTCGACATCAAGAGCGGCGTACTCGGTCGCGTAACCGGTCGCGTGCACGCGGTTGAGGACGTCTCGTTCGACCTGAAGGAGGGCGAAACCCTTTCGCTGGTCGGAGAATCCGGTTGCGGCAAGTCAACGACCGGCCGCGCGGTGCTCCGGCTCATCGAACCCGTCAGCGGCAGGATCCACATCAATGGCGAGGACATCGGCGCGATGACGCCGGCAATGCTGACGCGCCAGCGCCGCCAGATGCAGATGATCTTTCAGGATCCCTATTCCAGCCTCAACCCACGCATGCGCGTCGGCGATGCCATTGCGGAGCCCTTGATCGCTCATGGATTGGCCTCAAAGATGGAAGCCAGAGCAAAAGCCGTGGACCTCCTCGAGCGGGTTGGCCTAAAGGCAGATATGGCGCGACGCTTTCCGCATGAATTCTCCGGCGGCCAGCGCCAGCGCATCAGCATCGCGCGCGCCTTGACCCTGAACCCGAACCTGATTGTCGCTGACGAGGCCGTCTCCGCGCTTGACGTATCGATCAAGGCTCAGGTGGTGAACCTGATGTTGGAACTCCAGGAAAGCCTGAAGATCGCCTATCTCTTCATCAGCCACGACATGGCTGTCGTCGAGCGCGTGAGCCACCGCGTCGCGGTCATGTATCTCGGCGAGATCGTAGAAATCGGGTCGCGCGAGCAGATTTTCGCGAGCCCGCAGCATGCCTACACGAAGCGACTACTGGATGCCGTTCCGATTGCTGACCCGAGCCGCCGACACGTCCGCACGCGCCAGCCCGGCATCGAACTCGGAAGCGCCATAAGGCCGGCGAACTACGCCCCGCTGAAGGCGACCTATCGCGAGGCGGCACCGGGCCACCTCGTTAAGCAAGGCTAG
- a CDS encoding GntR family transcriptional regulator — protein sequence MNRTDRSGPTSERRAKSLTEQAYVILRERIIVGQLAPGMAVSEPELAEKLEMSKTPVREALARLCVEGFMEAFPRRGYRVKPVTVNDMNDLFAVRGMLEGTAAALAARNLTEAELDALDQLANASYVVGENVSTKTFVDSNEEFHSAIARGSRNPRLHSLVMSHLEECARLFYMGTRIRDINPETANDHHRIVTVLRQRDSDKARAAMVDHNENTRKGLLNALISNAQGGFTL from the coding sequence TTGAACAGGACTGACAGGTCGGGGCCGACGTCGGAAAGACGGGCGAAATCGCTGACGGAGCAAGCCTATGTAATCTTGCGGGAGCGGATCATCGTCGGCCAGTTGGCGCCGGGCATGGCGGTCTCCGAACCCGAACTCGCCGAGAAGCTTGAAATGAGCAAGACCCCTGTTCGCGAGGCGCTGGCGCGTCTGTGTGTCGAAGGGTTCATGGAAGCGTTCCCGCGGCGCGGCTATCGCGTCAAGCCGGTTACCGTCAACGATATGAACGACCTCTTTGCGGTTCGCGGCATGCTCGAGGGAACGGCTGCCGCACTTGCCGCGAGGAACCTGACCGAGGCAGAACTGGATGCGCTCGATCAACTGGCCAACGCCAGCTATGTCGTGGGCGAGAATGTCAGCACGAAGACCTTCGTCGATTCCAATGAGGAATTTCACTCGGCGATCGCGCGCGGATCGCGTAACCCGCGCCTGCACTCCCTGGTGATGAGCCATCTCGAGGAGTGCGCACGCCTCTTCTACATGGGGACGAGAATTCGGGACATTAATCCCGAGACGGCCAACGACCATCATCGGATCGTCACCGTCCTGCGCCAGCGCGACAGTGACAAGGCGCGCGCGGCAATGGTCGATCACAATGAAAATACACGTAAGGGTTTGCTCAACGCGCTGATTTCAAACGCGCAGGGCGGTTTCACTCTTTGA
- a CDS encoding aspartate/glutamate racemase family protein: MSDILVINPNSSTSVTLSMEACLSPIRAVTAHRIQCVELAKSPPGIETDAHVNEVIPNIVEAISASSADAFVLACFSDPGIKHVRKLSDRPVLGIAESAYLAAIGLGARFGIISLGPSSIARHLRYLKELQLERRLAGDRSIDMTVVELMSGNVVETVSRTGRLLRDEDGADVVILGCAGLGAYRTALQDSLGIPVVDPVQAGVALACTNLDLAYGKTKQ; the protein is encoded by the coding sequence GTGTCCGACATTCTTGTCATCAACCCCAACAGCTCTACTTCGGTCACCCTTTCCATGGAGGCATGTCTGAGCCCCATCCGGGCCGTGACAGCGCATAGGATCCAATGTGTCGAGCTTGCGAAATCGCCCCCTGGGATCGAGACGGACGCACACGTCAACGAGGTCATCCCAAACATCGTCGAAGCAATTTCGGCGTCATCGGCCGATGCCTTCGTACTTGCCTGTTTCTCTGACCCCGGCATAAAGCATGTGCGGAAGCTGTCGGACCGTCCGGTTCTCGGTATTGCCGAATCCGCCTACCTAGCCGCCATCGGCCTTGGAGCACGATTTGGGATCATCTCGCTCGGCCCCTCCTCGATCGCCCGCCACCTGCGTTACCTCAAGGAACTGCAACTCGAGCGCCGCCTCGCCGGCGATCGCTCGATCGACATGACGGTCGTTGAGCTGATGTCGGGCAACGTCGTCGAGACAGTATCGCGGACCGGCCGCCTTTTGCGCGACGAGGATGGCGCCGATGTTGTCATTCTCGGGTGCGCCGGCCTCGGCGCTTATAGAACTGCCCTGCAGGACAGCCTGGGCATTCCCGTCGTCGATCCGGTTCAGGCCGGCGTCGCGCTTGCCTGCACCAATCTGGACCTCGCTTACGGAAAGACGAAGCAATGA
- a CDS encoding dihydroorotase, which produces MTFDLVVRGTVVLPDGPAEDSWVAVSDGKIAAIGTRNAPAAREIFDAGDDLIIPGVVDGQTHACSYGGLPGIRSTTRSAIAGGVTTIVDMPYDNPAPLNTLERLVDKIAAINEHAHADVALYGTIMPGQTTDDIEPLIEGGVVAFKISTFESSPTRFPRIASDQVLATFLALRDTSVPLGVHNEDQEIVRAYIAAAKASNRNGIEAHSGSRPPAAELAATAQFLELGAASGAHAHIVHLTTPRGFQLVDNYLADGFRATGELCVHYLWFDPDRDGAELGARMKVNPPIRPGQIDALWDEILSGRVAFVSSDHSSWPVDNKFTPSIFDAGAGVPGLETLLPAFYTAADNRGLDAAAITVEQLCERPAKFFGLWPKKGAIRLGADADLAVLSRRPQVWDSSRAHDELCWSPFDGRAFCVTVTRTYLGGQLAWDGVAVVNNPGAGRFVRRGSSHWFE; this is translated from the coding sequence ATGACGTTTGATCTTGTAGTACGCGGCACCGTTGTCCTTCCGGACGGGCCGGCTGAAGATAGCTGGGTCGCCGTCAGCGACGGCAAGATCGCAGCCATCGGAACCAGAAACGCACCCGCGGCGAGGGAAATCTTCGACGCCGGCGACGATCTGATCATACCCGGCGTCGTCGATGGCCAGACGCATGCCTGCAGCTATGGCGGCCTTCCCGGCATCCGGTCAACGACGCGCTCGGCGATCGCCGGCGGCGTGACGACGATCGTCGACATGCCCTATGACAACCCGGCTCCACTGAACACGCTGGAGCGCCTTGTCGACAAGATCGCCGCCATCAACGAGCACGCCCATGCCGACGTCGCGCTCTACGGCACAATAATGCCCGGCCAGACGACTGACGACATCGAACCGCTGATCGAAGGCGGTGTGGTTGCGTTCAAGATTTCCACCTTCGAAAGCAGCCCGACGCGCTTTCCCCGCATTGCCTCCGACCAGGTCCTCGCAACGTTTCTCGCACTTCGCGACACGAGCGTTCCGCTCGGCGTGCATAATGAAGACCAGGAGATCGTCAGGGCTTATATCGCCGCTGCGAAAGCCTCAAACCGCAATGGCATCGAGGCGCACTCCGGGAGCCGACCGCCGGCGGCCGAACTGGCCGCAACAGCCCAGTTCCTTGAGCTTGGGGCGGCTTCTGGCGCCCATGCGCATATCGTCCACCTGACGACGCCGCGCGGCTTTCAACTCGTCGACAATTACCTTGCCGACGGTTTCAGGGCCACCGGCGAACTCTGCGTTCATTACCTCTGGTTCGACCCGGATCGTGACGGCGCCGAGCTCGGCGCCCGCATGAAGGTCAACCCGCCGATCCGCCCCGGCCAGATCGACGCCCTGTGGGATGAGATTCTCTCTGGCCGTGTCGCCTTTGTCAGCTCCGACCATTCGAGTTGGCCCGTCGATAACAAGTTCACGCCGTCGATCTTCGACGCGGGTGCCGGCGTGCCGGGGCTGGAAACACTGCTTCCCGCTTTCTACACGGCGGCAGACAACCGCGGCCTCGATGCGGCAGCGATCACCGTCGAGCAGCTTTGCGAGCGCCCCGCGAAATTCTTTGGCCTCTGGCCGAAAAAGGGTGCGATCCGGCTGGGCGCGGATGCCGACCTGGCAGTTCTCTCACGCAGGCCGCAGGTATGGGATTCGTCCCGGGCCCATGACGAGCTCTGCTGGAGCCCCTTTGATGGCCGCGCATTCTGCGTGACCGTCACCCGCACCTATCTTGGTGGGCAACTCGCCTGGGACGGCGTCGCCGTCGTCAACAACCCCGGAGCCGGGCGCTTTGTTCGCCGTGGCAGCTCTCACTGGTTTGAATAG